A genome region from Pseudanabaena sp. Chao 1811 includes the following:
- the cysT gene encoding sulfate ABC transporter permease subunit CysT, which produces MVTIKPSSPKKSNPILKYLSKIPWTWIITIVYLALLLILPIAAMLTKASSEPFESFWKTATSPIALSSYEITFITAFAAAAINGVFGTLIAWVLVRYEFFGKRFLEAVVDLPFALPTAVAGLTLATVYSEKGWIGSLFAPMGIKIAFTRIGVWIAMMFISLPFIVRTVQPVLTELEKEIEEAAWSLGASKLQTFIQVILPPLTPAILTGVALGFSRAVGEYGSTVIIASNTPFKDLITPILIFQRLEQYDYVGATVIGVVMLAISFVSLLAINLLQAWSKRYG; this is translated from the coding sequence ATGGTAACGATCAAACCCTCCTCACCAAAGAAATCCAATCCTATACTGAAATATCTATCCAAAATTCCTTGGACATGGATCATCACCATCGTCTATCTAGCCTTGCTCCTGATACTACCGATCGCCGCCATGCTCACCAAAGCATCCAGCGAACCCTTCGAGAGTTTCTGGAAAACCGCCACCAGCCCCATCGCACTGTCTAGTTACGAAATCACTTTCATCACTGCCTTCGCCGCCGCCGCCATCAATGGCGTATTTGGGACGTTAATCGCATGGGTGCTCGTAAGGTATGAATTCTTCGGCAAACGCTTTCTCGAAGCGGTTGTAGACTTACCCTTTGCTCTACCTACTGCTGTGGCAGGGCTTACTCTCGCTACTGTCTATAGCGAGAAAGGCTGGATTGGGTCACTGTTTGCACCGATGGGCATCAAAATCGCCTTTACCCGTATCGGCGTTTGGATCGCGATGATGTTTATCTCTCTACCCTTTATCGTCAGAACGGTACAACCTGTTCTCACCGAACTAGAAAAAGAAATCGAAGAAGCGGCCTGGTCACTGGGCGCATCAAAACTCCAAACCTTCATCCAAGTAATCCTGCCTCCTCTGACACCTGCGATTTTGACAGGAGTAGCGCTTGGATTTTCGCGAGCCGTAGGCGAATATGGCTCAACGGTAATCATTGCATCCAACACGCCATTTAAAGACCTGATCACGCCTATTTTGATCTTTCAGCGTTTGGAACAGTATGACTATGTAGGAGCAACGGTCATTGGCGTAGTGATGTTAGCTATATCCTTTGTGAGTCTCCTCGCTATTAAT